Proteins encoded by one window of Salarias fasciatus chromosome 1, fSalaFa1.1, whole genome shotgun sequence:
- the ddias gene encoding uncharacterized protein ddias isoform X1, protein MSVRRALVDCVVLSLQDSSVFYPSCKGCFSRIDVEQRDTERCRCSRCGYLCLREQVEYRYRLSLRVTRDKSIFGVTVFGSHLNQFFGVDATGLQRLVGNTDCSAEPSEKFTLLLKAIEDCFIGRHFIFCMKLTENDQRPWMEDPAPKCRKDRTQFIVNQMILPKATGLGGCTVLTYYQKLLQKASDPNRASRFPATQLLLTPRHSPASSFNVTLSSPRFLFKPTHRPQHLDCTLTPTPPWQQSLGVVTSSAEQEESGSSQNSRQTDNSAMPHWVGKGFLQKHKATEETSPFHLDQSLSCCPSFAKCPNLRSQKSMRTSSTLNTSFTEPDHRRHSAKEAQASTDELTGTLLSSSVDWEDLPLSESLTDFICGGSKDFVVDTGPNSNVLCQNNTERNNAVITNLTTESTCTDQRSEQLTENQSQVLLDVVNIPNGHDRRKHSHQVCKDLIQQENQSQTRSICSSKFDEQNELKPSFKNEEQDLIEDAYNCSADLFGNSSLADTRTEMLSWKAETAWTTAEASPQSLKPDLKPLIQSPGETRRRCSRRSCKRDSLTIQDFVPPSQSTPNVKRFVSHSFISAHRKLAHKFTSLPEREDPEAFLENMCELKHKKAVNAASVHPQLNSLVSAGQRGQVCTKENLIWSTTPTRCSDTRSTGQRLGKPENHKTPLPTHKHFQVRRRSRHLQLGQLIAHKRDSGVSCVSVCDNDNSDLLVPPTPAGKTQHSVIQRARRLSISSPTDQQQQADGEGHITVACSHRQEGHVDLSDDCLPVDESWTRDWSRDLFSDSV, encoded by the exons ATGTCTGTGAGACGGGCTCTGGTGGACTGCGTCGTGCTGTCTCTTCAAGACTCCTCAGTGTTTTATCCGAGCTGTAAAGGCTGTTTCTCAAGGATTGACGTTGAACAACGGGACACGGAAAG ATGCAGATGCTCCAGGTGTGGATATTTGTGCCTGAGGGAACAGGTGGAGTACAGATACCGTCTTTCACTCAGGGTAACCAGAGACAAAAGCATATTTGGGGTGACGGTGTTTGGAAGCCACTTGAACCAGTTCTTTGGCGTGGATGCCACTGGATTACAGAG GTTAGTGGGAAACACAGACTGTTCAGCAGAACCATCAGAGAAATTCACGTTGCTGCTGAAGGCCATTGAGGACTGTTTTATTGGTAGACATTTCATCTTTTGTATGAAG cTAACAGAAAATGACCAAAGACCTTGGATGGAAGATCCTGCTCCGAAGTGCAGAAAAGATCGCACACAGTTTATTGTCAATCAGATGATCCTTCCCAAAGCTACAGGATTGGGAGGCTGTACAGTGCTCACCTATTATCAGAAACTTCTGCAGAAAGCTTCAGACCCCAACAGAGCCTCTAGATTTCCAgcaacacagctgctgctgactcCTCGTCACTCTCCAGCCAGCAGCTTCAACGTGACGCTGTCTTCTCCTCGTTTCCTGTTCAAGCCTACGCACAG GCCACAGCATCTTGACTGCACGCTCACTCCCACCCCTCCGTGGCAGCAGTCTCTCGGTGTTGTCACTTcgtcagcagagcaggaggaaagTGGAAGTTCGCAgaacagcagacagacagacaacagtGCAATGCCACATTGGGTAGGCAAGGGCTTTCTGCAGAAACATAAAGCCACAGAAGAAACTTCCCCTTTTCATCTGGATCAAAGTTTATCTTGTTGTCCATCATTTGCTAAGTGCCCAAACCTGCGCTCTCAAAAGTCAATGAGAACAAGCTCCACCTTGAACACTTCCTTTACTGAGCCTGATCACAGAAGACACAGTGCTAAAGAGGCACAGGCTTCTACTGATGAATTAACGGGAACGCTTCTCTCCAGCTCAGTGGACTGGGAAGATTTACCTTTATCTGAAAGTCTCACAGATTTTATATGTGGAGGAAGCAAAGACTTTGTTGTTGACACAGGGCCAAATTCAAATGTGCTCTGTCAGAACAACACGGAAAGAAATAATGCGGTAATTACAAACCTGACAACTGAATCAACTTGTACAGATCAAAGAAGTGAACAGCTAACAGAAAACCAATCACAGGTTTTACTGGACGTCGTTAATATACCAAATGGACACGACAGACGAAAGCATTCTCACCAGGTATGCAAAGACTTGATTCAGCAGGAGAATCAAAGTCAAACCAGAAGCATCTGCTCCTCTAAGTTTGATGAGCAAAATGAGTTAAAACCTTCCTTCAAAAACGAGGAGCAGGATCTCATAGAAGACGCCTATAACTGTTCCGCAGACCTTTTTGGTAACTCATCGCTGGCCGATACACGTACCGAAATGCTCAGCTGGAAAGCAGAAACTGCTTGGACAACTGCAGAAGCGTCCCCTCAGTCACTCAAGCCAGACCTAAAGCCCTTGATTCAGTCACCAGGAGAGACCCGGAGACGGTGTAGTAGACGGAGCTGTAAAAGAGATAGTCTAACCATACAAGACTTTGTTCCTCCCTCTCAGTCCACTCCCAACGTTAAAAGGTTTGTGTCACATTCGTTCATCTCCGCTCACAGAAAATTAGCTCATAAATTCACTTCTCTACCCGAAAgagaagatccagaagcttttcTTGAAAATATGTGTGAGCTGAAACATAAGAAAGCGGTAAACGCTGCTTCTGTTCATCCCCAGCTAAACAGTCTGGTCAGTGCTGGCCAGCGTGGTCAGGTGTGCACAAAGGAAAACCTAATATGGAGCACAACACCAACCAGATGCAGTGACACACGCTCCACCGGACAGAGGCTGGGGAAACCAGAGAATCACAAAACCCCTCTGCCGACTCACAAACACTTCCAAGTGCGGAGAAGGAGCAGGCACCTGCAGTTAGGTCAGCTGATCGCCCACAAACGTGACTCAGGAGTTTcttgcgtgtctgtgtgtgataaTGACAACAGTGACCTGCTGGTTCCTCCGACTCCtgctggaaaaacacaacacagcgtGATACAACGAGCACGGCGACTCAGCATCTCTTCTCCCACTGACCAACAGCAGCAGGCCGACGGCGAAGGACACATAACTGTGGCGTGTTCTCACAGACAGGAGGGACATGTTGATCTGTCAGATGATTGCTTGCCCGTTGATGAGAGTTGGACACGTGATTGGTCAAGAGATCTGTTTTCTGACTCAGTCTAA
- the ddias gene encoding uncharacterized protein ddias isoform X2, with protein MSVRRALVDCVVLSLQDSSVFYPSCKGCFSRIDVEQRDTERCRCSRCGYLCLREQVEYRYRLSLRVTRDKSIFGVTVFGSHLNQFFGVDATGLQRLVGNTDCSAEPSEKFTLLLKAIEDCFIGRHFIFCMKLTENDQRPWMEDPAPKCRKDRTQFIVNQMILPKATGLGGCTVLTYYQKLLQKASDPNRASRFPATQLLLTPRHSPASSFNVTLSSPRFLFKPTHRPQHLDCTLTPTPPWQQSLGVVTSSAEQEESGSSQNSRQTDNSAMPHWVGKGFLQKHKATEETSPFHLDQSLSCCPSFAKCPNLRSQKSMRTSSTLNTSFTEPDHRRHSAKEAQASTDELTGTLLSSSVDWEDLPLSESLTDFICGGSKDFVVDTGPNSNVLCQNNTERNNAVITNLTTESTCTDQRSEQLTENQSQVLLDVVNIPNGHDRRKHSHQVCKDLIQQENQSQTRSICSSKFDEQNELKPSFKNEEQDLIEDAYNCSADLFGNSSLADTRTEMLSWKAETAWTTAEASPQSLKPDLKPLIQSPGETRRRCSRRSCKRDSLTIQDFVPPSQSTPNVKS; from the exons ATGTCTGTGAGACGGGCTCTGGTGGACTGCGTCGTGCTGTCTCTTCAAGACTCCTCAGTGTTTTATCCGAGCTGTAAAGGCTGTTTCTCAAGGATTGACGTTGAACAACGGGACACGGAAAG ATGCAGATGCTCCAGGTGTGGATATTTGTGCCTGAGGGAACAGGTGGAGTACAGATACCGTCTTTCACTCAGGGTAACCAGAGACAAAAGCATATTTGGGGTGACGGTGTTTGGAAGCCACTTGAACCAGTTCTTTGGCGTGGATGCCACTGGATTACAGAG GTTAGTGGGAAACACAGACTGTTCAGCAGAACCATCAGAGAAATTCACGTTGCTGCTGAAGGCCATTGAGGACTGTTTTATTGGTAGACATTTCATCTTTTGTATGAAG cTAACAGAAAATGACCAAAGACCTTGGATGGAAGATCCTGCTCCGAAGTGCAGAAAAGATCGCACACAGTTTATTGTCAATCAGATGATCCTTCCCAAAGCTACAGGATTGGGAGGCTGTACAGTGCTCACCTATTATCAGAAACTTCTGCAGAAAGCTTCAGACCCCAACAGAGCCTCTAGATTTCCAgcaacacagctgctgctgactcCTCGTCACTCTCCAGCCAGCAGCTTCAACGTGACGCTGTCTTCTCCTCGTTTCCTGTTCAAGCCTACGCACAG GCCACAGCATCTTGACTGCACGCTCACTCCCACCCCTCCGTGGCAGCAGTCTCTCGGTGTTGTCACTTcgtcagcagagcaggaggaaagTGGAAGTTCGCAgaacagcagacagacagacaacagtGCAATGCCACATTGGGTAGGCAAGGGCTTTCTGCAGAAACATAAAGCCACAGAAGAAACTTCCCCTTTTCATCTGGATCAAAGTTTATCTTGTTGTCCATCATTTGCTAAGTGCCCAAACCTGCGCTCTCAAAAGTCAATGAGAACAAGCTCCACCTTGAACACTTCCTTTACTGAGCCTGATCACAGAAGACACAGTGCTAAAGAGGCACAGGCTTCTACTGATGAATTAACGGGAACGCTTCTCTCCAGCTCAGTGGACTGGGAAGATTTACCTTTATCTGAAAGTCTCACAGATTTTATATGTGGAGGAAGCAAAGACTTTGTTGTTGACACAGGGCCAAATTCAAATGTGCTCTGTCAGAACAACACGGAAAGAAATAATGCGGTAATTACAAACCTGACAACTGAATCAACTTGTACAGATCAAAGAAGTGAACAGCTAACAGAAAACCAATCACAGGTTTTACTGGACGTCGTTAATATACCAAATGGACACGACAGACGAAAGCATTCTCACCAGGTATGCAAAGACTTGATTCAGCAGGAGAATCAAAGTCAAACCAGAAGCATCTGCTCCTCTAAGTTTGATGAGCAAAATGAGTTAAAACCTTCCTTCAAAAACGAGGAGCAGGATCTCATAGAAGACGCCTATAACTGTTCCGCAGACCTTTTTGGTAACTCATCGCTGGCCGATACACGTACCGAAATGCTCAGCTGGAAAGCAGAAACTGCTTGGACAACTGCAGAAGCGTCCCCTCAGTCACTCAAGCCAGACCTAAAGCCCTTGATTCAGTCACCAGGAGAGACCCGGAGACGGTGTAGTAGACGGAGCTGTAAAAGAGATAGTCTAACCATACAAGACTTTGTTCCTCCCTCTCAGTCCACTCCCAACGTTAAAAG CTAA
- the LOC115390847 gene encoding uncharacterized protein LOC115390847, which yields MSVQISSVRDSGRRLGQGEAATVGGLKPLHRFLKGQPKITGIVVLIIGSSLLCVNFAALALNETEDKWFPVLPSLTHSGLLMACGILYIVTEKNPTKRTVTISLALSVISVPSMIWVILMSVPNFHSYHYLNDYEYFDNYTNPSLNYHMVGAVLGTVETFNHIVGGITCLVMSVLAGAALRSTKSLAIVLMTATAPEAPID from the exons ATGTCTGTTCAGATCAGCTCTGTGAGGGACTCTGGACGACGTCTTGGACAGGGTGAAGCTGCCACTGTGGGAGGCCTCAAACCTCTACACCGCTTCCTGAAGGGCCAGCCCAAGATCACCGGC atcgTTGTGCTGATCATTGGTTCATCTTTATTATGTGTTAATTTTGCTGCGCTTGCACTTAATGAAACGGAAGACAAATGGTTCCCGGTCCTACCCAGTCTCACGCACAGTGGATTG TTAATGGCATGTGGGATTCTGTATATTGTGACGGAGAAAAACCCCACCAAGAGAACT GTGACCATATCGCTGGCTCTGAGCGTCATATCTGTACCAAGCATGATCTGGGTCATCCTGATGTCTGTGCCTAACTTTCACAGTTATCACTACCTGAATGATTATGAATATTTTGACAACTACACAAATCCATCACTCAATTATCAC ATGGTCGGAGCGGTTCTGGGAACTGTCGAAACATTCAATCATATAGTTGGAGGAATTACTTGTCTGGTCATGTCAGTCCTGGCTGGAGCTGCCCTGCGGTCCACAAAAAGTCTG GCCATTGTATTGATGACTGCCACGGCACCTGAGGCACCCATTGACTAG